A genomic stretch from Capricornis sumatraensis isolate serow.1 chromosome 4, serow.2, whole genome shotgun sequence includes:
- the IFT27 gene encoding intraflagellar transport protein 27 homolog isoform X2 codes for MVKLAAKCILADPTVGKTALAQLFRSDGTHFQKNYTLTTGVDLVVKTVPVPDTGDSVELFIFDSAGKELFSEMLDKLWESPSVLCLVYDVTNEQSFTNCSKWLEKARSQIPGTTLPGVLVGNKTDLAGRRVVDMAQAQAWALGQGLECFETSVKEMENYEAPFHYLAKQFHHLYREKLEVFQALV; via the exons ATGGTGAAGCTGGCAGCCAAATGCATCCTGGCAG ACCCCACCGTAGGCAAAACCGCCCTGGCACAGCTCTTCCGCAGCGACGGGACCCATTTCCAGAAGAACTACACCCTG ACAACAGGGGTGGATCTGGTGGTGAAGACAGTGCCAGTCCCTGACACGGGGGACAGTGTG GAACTGTTCATTTTTGACTCAGCCGGCAAAGAGCTGTTTTCTGAAATGCTGGATAAATTG TGGGAGAGTCCCAGTGTCTTGTGTCTTGTCTACGATGTGACCAACGAGCAGTCCTTTACCAACTGCAGCAAGTGGCTGGAGAAGGCTCGGTCTCAGATTCCAGGGACCACCCTCCCAG GTGTGCTGGTGGGGAACAAGACAGACCTGGCTGGCAGGCGAGTGGTGGATATGGCCCAGGCCCAGGCGTGGGCACTGGGCCAAGGCCTGGAATGTTTTGAAACATCCGTG AAAGAGATGGAAAACTACGAGGCCCCCTTCCACTACCTGGCCAAGCAGTTTCACCACCTATACCGGGAGAAGCTGGAGGTCTTCCAGGCGCTGGTGTGA
- the IFT27 gene encoding intraflagellar transport protein 27 homolog isoform X1, which yields MVKLAAKCILAGDPTVGKTALAQLFRSDGTHFQKNYTLTTGVDLVVKTVPVPDTGDSVELFIFDSAGKELFSEMLDKLWESPSVLCLVYDVTNEQSFTNCSKWLEKARSQIPGTTLPGVLVGNKTDLAGRRVVDMAQAQAWALGQGLECFETSVKEMENYEAPFHYLAKQFHHLYREKLEVFQALV from the exons ATGGTGAAGCTGGCAGCCAAATGCATCCTGGCAG GAGACCCCACCGTAGGCAAAACCGCCCTGGCACAGCTCTTCCGCAGCGACGGGACCCATTTCCAGAAGAACTACACCCTG ACAACAGGGGTGGATCTGGTGGTGAAGACAGTGCCAGTCCCTGACACGGGGGACAGTGTG GAACTGTTCATTTTTGACTCAGCCGGCAAAGAGCTGTTTTCTGAAATGCTGGATAAATTG TGGGAGAGTCCCAGTGTCTTGTGTCTTGTCTACGATGTGACCAACGAGCAGTCCTTTACCAACTGCAGCAAGTGGCTGGAGAAGGCTCGGTCTCAGATTCCAGGGACCACCCTCCCAG GTGTGCTGGTGGGGAACAAGACAGACCTGGCTGGCAGGCGAGTGGTGGATATGGCCCAGGCCCAGGCGTGGGCACTGGGCCAAGGCCTGGAATGTTTTGAAACATCCGTG AAAGAGATGGAAAACTACGAGGCCCCCTTCCACTACCTGGCCAAGCAGTTTCACCACCTATACCGGGAGAAGCTGGAGGTCTTCCAGGCGCTGGTGTGA